In Brachyspira sp. SAP_772, a single window of DNA contains:
- a CDS encoding amidohydrolase family protein, whose translation IGCHIHVAEGIEDLHDCLKDHGKRVVDRLFDWKVLGPHTLLVHCIYVNPHEMDLIKETDTMTSHNPESNMGNACGCPPTMELMKKGILTGLGTDGYTHDMIESYXVANVLHKHHLCDPNAAWGELPTMLFENNAKIANRFFDTPLGVLKEGAAADVIIMDYKNYTELSDKNING comes from the coding sequence GTATAGGCTGCCATATTCACGTTGCTGAGGGTATAGAAGATTTACATGATTGTCTTAAAGACCATGGAAAAAGAGTGGTTGATAGATTATTTGATTGGAAAGTGCTTGGTCCTCATACTTTACTTGTACATTGTATATATGTTAATCCTCATGAAATGGATTTAATAAAAGAAACTGACACTATGACTTCTCATAACCCTGAATCTAATATGGGTAATGCTTGCGGATGTCCTCCTACTATGGAATTGATGAAAAAAGGTATATTAACAGGCTTAGGTACTGAYGGATATACTCATGATATGATAGAATCATACAAMGTTGCTAATGTACTTCATAAACATCATTTATGCGACCCTAATGCTGCTTGGGGCGAATTACCTACAATGCTATTTGAAAATAATGCTAAAATAGCTAATAGATTCTTCGATACTCCTTTAGGCGTACTTAAAGAGGGAGCTGCTGCTGATGTTATTATTATGGATTATAAAAATTACACAGAATTAAGCGATAAAAACATAAACGG